A single window of Crassostrea angulata isolate pt1a10 chromosome 8, ASM2561291v2, whole genome shotgun sequence DNA harbors:
- the LOC128157959 gene encoding fucolectin-6-like has protein sequence MHPLVLVSVFICCFHVNVISSQAVLTNVAYSKPVTLSTEYRDGIYPESNAVNGLLSDYTHTSQEKFPWLRIDLEGMFQIHLIEVFARADDFGYLLHDVDITVGKNIYYMKFCGHFTGNAFKGQRIAMFCPHETVGRYVQLQIVNGDSNYLTPAEVLVWGVREIL, from the exons ATGCATCCCTTGGTGTTAGTATCTGTATTCATTTGTTGTTTTCACGTGAATGTTATTTCAAGCCAGGCTGTGTTAACAAATGTGGCATACTCAAAACCAGTCACCTTAAGTACTGAATATAGAGATGGTATTTACCCAGAATCAAATGCTGTCAACGGTCTTTTATCAGACTATACCCACACTTCGCAAGAGAAATTTCCTTGGCTTAGGATAGATCTGGAAGGAATGTTTCAAATACATTTGATAGAAGTGTTTGCAAGGGCTGACGATTTTG GTTATCTGTTACACGATGTTGATATAACAGTTGGAAAGAACATTTATTATATGAAGTTCTGTGGACATTTTACTGGGAATGCATTCAAAGGTCAGCGAATTGCAATGTTTTGTCCTCATGAAACCGTGGGACGTTATGTACAATTACAGATCGTCAACGGAGATTCCAACTACTTGACTCCTGCAGAAGTTCTTGTCTGGGGTGTTCGTGAAATACTTTAG